Proteins encoded within one genomic window of Scyliorhinus torazame isolate Kashiwa2021f unplaced genomic scaffold, sScyTor2.1 scaffold_789, whole genome shotgun sequence:
- the LOC140406666 gene encoding LOW QUALITY PROTEIN: uncharacterized protein (The sequence of the model RefSeq protein was modified relative to this genomic sequence to represent the inferred CDS: inserted 2 bases in 1 codon; substituted 1 base at 1 genomic stop codon) gives MPFICSVCGKGFGDSFKLLTHFRIHTGERPFICSVCGKGFAQLCSQLRHQRIHTGEMPFICSVCGKGFGDSSNLHTHSRVHTGERPYTCSDCGKGFTQLSSLLTHQRVHSGERPFTCSVCRKEFGDPSSLSRHQRIHTGEKPFTCSVCGNRFIDSIHLQRHQRVHTGEKPFTCSQCGKGFTQLSNLQTHQRVHTGERPFTCSVCGKRFVNSSNLLTHQRLHTDEKPFICSVCGKGFRSTAHLQKHQRVHKSLQGLDSAVIATIRHIQDCSRVTGKFFNQLHSLNKHNIHSGERPYLCCVCGRGFNXLSSLQKHWETQNMEKPWKCGDCGKGFRAPSELETHRRSHTGERPFSCSQCGKGFTEGYSLQSHQRVHTGDRPFTCSQCGKGFCDSSSLLRHQRIHTGERPFTCSQCGKGFNQLSTLQKHQRVHTGERPFSCSQCGKGFAEVYSLQSHQRVHTGERPFTCSQCGKGFCDLSRLLRHQRIHTGERPFACSQCGKGFTQLSHLQKHQRVHTGERPFTCSQCGKGFTQLSHLQSHQRVHTGERPFTCSQCGKGFCDSSRLLRHQLIHTGERPFICSQCGKGFTELCSLQKHQRVHTGERPFTCSQCGTGFTQLSHLQRHQRVHTGERPFTCSQCGKGFTRLSHLRRHQRVHTGERXCSQCGKGFTRLSTLRRHQRVHTGEMPSTSQCETGLHDSSHLL, from the exons ATgccgttcatctgctccgtgtgtgggaagggattcggagaTTCATTCAAACTGCTCACACACtttcgaattcacactggggagaggccttttatctgttctgtgtgtgggaagggatttgctcagttatGCAGCcaactgagacaccagcgaattcacactggggagatgccgtttatctgctccgtgtgtgggaagggattcggagattcatccaacctgcacacacactcccgagttcacactggagagaggccatacacctgttctgactgtgggaagggattcactcagttgtccagcctgctaacacaccagcgagttcactctggggagaggccattcacctgctccgtgtgtcggAAGGAATTTGGAGATCCATCCAGCCTGagcagacaccagcgaattcatactggggagaagccgtttactTGTTCAGTTTGTGGAAACAGATTTATTGATTCaatccacctgcagagacaccagcgagttcacactggggagaagccattcacctgctctcagtgtggtaagggattcactcagttatccaacctgcagacacaccagcgagttcacactggggagagaccgttcacctgctcagtgtgtgggaagagatttgttaattcatccaacttgctaacacaccagcgacttcacactgatgagaagccgtttatctgttccgtgtgtgggaaaggattcagaagtACAGCCCacttgcagaaacaccagcgagttcacaagtcattacaggggttggattctgctgttattgctactattcgtcacatccaggac tgttctagAGTGACTGGAAAgttctttaaccagttacacagcctgaataaacataacattcacagcggggagagaccatacctgtgttgtgtctgtggacgaggcttcaactgattgtccagcctgcagaaacactgggagacccaaaacatggagaaaccgtggaaatgtggggactgtgggaagggattccgagccccatcagagctggaaacccatcgacgcagtcacactggggagaggccgttctcctgctcccagtgtgggaaaggatttactgaaggatacagcctgcagtcacaccagcgagttcacactggggataggccattcacctgctctcagtgtgggaaaggattttgtgATTCATCTAGCCttttgagacaccagcgaattcacactggggagaggccattcacttgctctcagtgtgggaaaggattcaatcaattatccaccctacagaaacaccagcgagttcacaccggggagaggccgttctcctgctcccagtgtgggaaaggatttgctgaagTATACAgcttgcagtcacaccagcgagttcacactggggagaggccattcacctgctctcagtgtgggaaaggattttgtgACTTATCCCGcctattgagacaccagcgaattcacaccggggagaggccatttgcctgctctcagtgtgggaaaggatttactcaattatcccacctgcagaaacaccagcgagttcacaccggggagaggccattcacctgctctcagtgtgggaagggattcactcagttatctcacctgcagtcacaccagcgagttcacaccggagagaggccattcacctgctcccagtgtggaaaaGGATTTTGTGATTCATCTCGTCTATTGAGACACCAgctaattcacaccggggagaggccgttcatctgctctcagtgtgggaaaggatttactgaactATGCAgtttgcagaaacaccagcgagttcacactggcgagaggccattcacctgctctcagtgtgggacgggattcactcaattatctcaCCTtcagagacaccagcgggttcacactggggagaggccattcacctgctctcagtgtgggaagggatttactcggttatctcacctgcggagacaccagcgagttcacactggggagag ctgctctcagtgtgggaagggattcactcggttatccaccctgcggagacaccagcgagttcacactggggagatgccgtccacctctcaatgtgagacgggattgcatgattcatcgcacctgctgtga